From Suncus etruscus isolate mSunEtr1 chromosome 6, mSunEtr1.pri.cur, whole genome shotgun sequence, one genomic window encodes:
- the LOC126012116 gene encoding 40S ribosomal protein S6, translating to MKLNISYPATGCQKLIEVDDERKLRTFYEKRMATEVAADALGEEWKGYVVRISGGNDKQGFPMKQGVLTHGRVRLLLSKGHSCYRPRRTGERKRKSVRGCIVDANLSVLNLVIVKKGEKDIPGLTDTTVPRRLGPKRASRIRKLFNLSKEDDVRQYVVKKPLNKEGKKPRTKAPKIQRLVTPRVLQHKRRRIALKRQRTKKNKEEASDYAKLLAKRMKEAKEKRQEQIAKRRRLSSLRASTSKSESSQK from the coding sequence ATGAAGCTGAACATCTCTTACCCGGCCACCGGCTGCCAGAAACTCATCGAAGTGGACGATGAACGCAAACTTCGTACCTTCTATGAGAAGCGGATGGCAACCGAAGTTGCTGCTGACGCTCTGGGAGAAGAATGGAAGGGCTATGTGGTCCGGATCAGTGGAGGCAACGATAAGCAAGGTTTCCCCATGAAGCAGGGGGTCTTGACCCATGGTCGGGTCCGACTGCTGCTGAGTAAGGGGCATTCCTGCTATAGACCACGGAGGACCGGTGAAAGAAAACGCAAGTCTGTTCGTGGCTGCATTGTGGATGCCAATTTGAGTGTTCTCAATTTGGTCATTGtcaagaaaggggagaaggataTTCCTGGACTCACTGATACTACCGTGCCTCGGCGTCTTGGACCCAAAAGAGCTAGCAGAATCCGCAAACTTTTCAATCTCTCAAAAGAAGATGATGTCCGTCAGTATGTTGTGAAGAAGCCTCTAAATAAAGAAGGTAAGAAACCTCGGACCAAAGCACCCAAGATTCAGCGTCTTGTTACACCTCGTGTCCTGCAACATAAACGTAGGCGTATTGCATTAAAGAGACAGCGCACcaagaaaaacaaggaagaagCTTCAGATTATGCTAAACTGTTGGCTAAGAGAATGAAGGAGGCAAAAGAGAAACGCCAGGAGCAGATTGCCAAGAGACGGAGGCTGTCTTCTTTGAGAGCTTCTACTTCTAAGTCTGAATCTAGTCAAAAATGA